The Vicia villosa cultivar HV-30 ecotype Madison, WI unplaced genomic scaffold, Vvil1.0 ctg.000673F_1_1, whole genome shotgun sequence DNA window CAATAACTACAACctgataaataaaattaatatttatatgacaatcatCATTAAGATATTTTTTCTTAATTcatatgtatttatatatatatatatatatatatatatatatatatatatatatatatatatatatatatatatatatatataaatatatatatatattaattataattatataatatttatttaatattcatatggagcatatcaagtgagagtattttataatgagagatgagaggaaaaaatatcaaccattggattcatcaagagagataatgttaatacattaatgtgactattaatttctctcttttgatgaattaaatgattaatatttgttcctctcatctctcattataaaatgctctcacttgatattaaaaatacaataaataagggtaaATTAGTTGAAAGAAATTATAAATATCACATTGATattctaaatggacaaataatctgagacaaataaaaatagaaaagaagacACTTATTGTAAGACGCAGAGAGTAACTTCCCCAGTACGCATTAGTGTAGATAGaggttttattataattataaccaaATACTTGGACTCCAGTGGGAAAGGAGTTTCCACTGAGGACGAATTATTCGAGTACTACCTGAGTTCGATTCTTTTTGGAAACAAGACCTGGCCAATGAGTCGTTTTAACTATAGAACTAAAATAGTCAATCTAATATGTGGATCGAAACTAGTtgactaatttaaaaaaaaaaaatgcataagagtcctatttttttaaaattgataacAATTATTAATGCTGAGAGGGAAGTAATGGGAATTTTGCAATTATTAATAAGTaacaaattaaaactaaaatgaaTATGAAAATTACTAAAACAACCTTAATTTTTGCGCCAAATTTTTTTGAAGAGaactttaattaataagataataaaattattaataagtaacaagttaaaattaaaataaatataaaaattagcaAAACAACCTTAATTTCGGGGTCAAATATTTTTAAGAGACTTaaccaataattttaattaataagattaTTAAAAATTAGTAGATGATGgtagttaataaaataatataattttaaataaataaatataataaattataaaattacgaAGTTACCTTCAATTTTAGAGgcaaaattataatattattaacaaTTAGTTGAGGATGGTagttagtaaaataatataactttaaacaaataaatatgataaattaTGAAATTACGAAGTTACTCTCAATTTAAGGGGAGAATTTGTTAAATGACTTaacaacttatatatatatatatatatatatatatatatatatatatatatatatatatatatatatatatatatatatatatatatatatatatatatatatatatatatatatatatatatatatatatatatatatatatatatatatatatataggcatgATCCGTTGACACCAGTTGTAAGATTAAAAGACTTACACTAAATCTTAACCAGGACCGACCCAAGAGTCTATCCACCTAGGTTAGGACTTTAGGCCTCAAACATTCAGGcttaaaaaaatctcaatttcttttattttgttataataaTGTATAATGACACATTAGACACATAAATTATCATATGTGAGTTGTTAAAATTTAGacttcttttctttttggttttagaGTTAACTCTTAGCaaccacaaaattattattttaaaatatattttaaagacattattttaaaattttctttggaCCTCCAAATGGGTTAGATCGACCCAGATATCaaccattaaaataattaatcaaacaattatattaaataaaattagaaaatatgacatattctttctcttaaaaaataaactattaaAAAGACTGTTTGATCAAATAttattaacggttgagatttagtGTGAGTATTTTAGATTTACACCTGGTGTCAATGGATTCTGcctcaaaataaatttaaattatatttttaaataaccaaattctaaatattatataaataatcaatatttcaaaataaatatccAAACCAAATTTGAAATTTGACATAACAGTAGGTGCCATCTTTCGCGGCGTCTATGTATtacaaaaaaaatcttatttactcattaattgaaattgattttgatattTTCTCTGTAAAAAAGGAAATGGTACCTATTTATTCGTTAATTGAaacttattttgatattttccAAGACTAAGATAACAGAAACTTCCTAAGGGTAACCTTGTTTTGGATTGGGCCGACATTTGGTCCAAATATAATGCAAGGTCCAAATCCAACCTAACCAAGAGAAGACTCAATCGAGCTCATGCTCACACAGGCTTACACCTGCCCAGTCACCGAGCAGAGATCACTATTAGCGTAATCCACATTGATATTTGATAGAAGATGAAGAGGAGTAGAGGAGAAGAAGTTGAATCTCTTAGAAAATATTCTCGGCAATGTTACTTACAAAAGCGAGAGGAAAAGAAATTACAACAACTCAGAGATGACATCATTGACGAACACTATCTATTTGAAGGTGTGGAGCTTTCTGAATCAGAATATCGTGACTTCACGCACAAGCAACAGACTTATGATATAATTGCAAACAAGATAGGCTTAGATGTTGCTGCTAACAACAATGAGTACACAATGCCGGAACTTTACGATGATCATCAATTTGGAATTAATCAAGACAAGAGGTTTTCTGTCGCTATGCAACGTTACACtagagatgataatgataaagaaCTTAATTGGGAGGATAACCAAATCAAAAAGGCAacattgagttttggatccaaaAATAAAAGGAGTAATGATGATAATCACCAGTTTGTTTTTGAGGATCATGTTGATTTTATCAAAGCTTCAATTATGGATGGGCATGATTTTCAACGGGAGATTGCATTGGAAAAATCTAAACCTAAGACTTCAGTTTTACAGGCTCTTCAAGAGGACAGAAAAAACCTACCTATCTATTCTTTCCGAGATGAATTACTTGAAGCTGTTCATAATCACCAGATCATTGTCATTGTCGGTGAAACTGGTTCCGGAAAGACTACTCAAATTCCTCAGTATCTTCATGAAGCTGGTTATACCAAGGACGGGAGGATGATTGCATGTACTCAGCCACGCCGCGTAGCTGCTATGAGTGTTGCCGCCCGAGTTTCCCAAGAGATGGGTGTTAAACTAGGACATGAAGTCGGTTATTCCATAAGATTTGAGGATTGCACTTCCAAGAAGACTGTTCTTAAATACATGACTGATGGAATGTTGTTGAGGGAATTCCTTGTTCACCCTCAGTTAGAACCTTACAGCGTCGTAATGGTGGATGAGGCGCACGAAAGAACACTCTCAACCGATCTTTTATTTGGATTGTTGAAGGATTTAGCACTTGCTCGCCCTGATCTTAAGTTGCTCATATCAAGCGCCACTCTTGATGCAGATAAGTTCAGTACGTTCTTTGATTTTGCTCCGATATTCAATATTCCTGGCAGGCGGTATCCGGTTGAAATCTACTTCACCCAAGCGCCAGAAGCCAATTACTTGGATGCTGCCGTTGTCACCACGCTTCAAATCCATGCTACTCAACCTTCTGGAGATATACTTGTATTCCTTACCGGTCAAGAAGAAATTGAAACAGTGGAAGAAATCTTGAAGCATCGTATGAGAGCTTTCCAGGCTAAAATCGGCGAGTTAATTATATGCCCTATATATGCCAACCTACCAACTGAATTACAGGCTAAAATATTTGAACCCACGCCTAAAGGGGCTCGAAAGGTTGTGCTTGCCACAAACATTGCAGAAACCTCGTTGACAATTGATGGGATCAAGTATGTCATTGATCCAGGATTCTGTAAGATGAAGACTTATAACCCAAAGACTGGAATGGAGTCTTTACTGATAACTCCAATCTCAAAAGCTGCTGCTGATCAAAGAGCTGGTCGGTCGGGAAGAACAAGCCCAGGCAAGTGCTATAGGCTATACACTGCTTACGCTTTTAAACAAGAGTTGGAGGATAACACTCCACCAGAAATACAACGGACTAGCCTCGCTAATGTACTGTTAACCATGTATAGTCTCGGTATTGATTGCGAGAAGTTGATGCATTTTGACTTTATGGATCCTCCGCCGGTTGATTCCATCATCAAAGCCATGGAGCTCTTATATAATCTAGGTGCTTCAAACAAGCATGGAAAGTTAACTAAGGTAGGTAGACGGATGGCAGAGTTCCCACTTGATCCTATGTTGTCGAAAATGATTGTTGCTTCCGAAAAGTACAAATGTTCTGACGAGATCATAACCATCGCTGCCATGCTTTCAACCGGAAACTCAATATTTTACAGGCCAAAGGATAAAAAAGTACATGCTGACAATGCAAGAATGAA harbors:
- the LOC131630358 gene encoding pre-mRNA-splicing factor ATP-dependent RNA helicase DEAH1-like, which gives rise to MKRSRGEEVESLRKYSRQCYLQKREEKKLQQLRDDIIDEHYLFEGVELSESEYRDFTHKQQTYDIIANKIGLDVAANNNEYTMPELYDDHQFGINQDKRFSVAMQRYTRDDNDKELNWEDNQIKKATLSFGSKNKRSNDDNHQFVFEDHVDFIKASIMDGHDFQREIALEKSKPKTSVLQALQEDRKNLPIYSFRDELLEAVHNHQIIVIVGETGSGKTTQIPQYLHEAGYTKDGRMIACTQPRRVAAMSVAARVSQEMGVKLGHEVGYSIRFEDCTSKKTVLKYMTDGMLLREFLVHPQLEPYSVVMVDEAHERTLSTDLLFGLLKDLALARPDLKLLISSATLDADKFSTFFDFAPIFNIPGRRYPVEIYFTQAPEANYLDAAVVTTLQIHATQPSGDILVFLTGQEEIETVEEILKHRMRAFQAKIGELIICPIYANLPTELQAKIFEPTPKGARKVVLATNIAETSLTIDGIKYVIDPGFCKMKTYNPKTGMESLLITPISKAAADQRAGRSGRTSPGKCYRLYTAYAFKQELEDNTPPEIQRTSLANVLLTMYSLGIDCEKLMHFDFMDPPPVDSIIKAMELLYNLGASNKHGKLTKVGRRMAEFPLDPMLSKMIVASEKYKCSDEIITIAAMLSTGNSIFYRPKDKKVHADNARMNFHTGDVGDHIANLKIYNSWKEANYSKQWCYENYIQIRSMKRARDIRDQLARLLEKVEIEITSSSNDLDAIKKSIASGFFPHSAILQKYGSYRLVKGQQNVHIHPSSGLVEILPKLVLYHELALTTKEYMRQVTEIKVDWLLEIAPHFYNPMDLEDLTSKKMPRGCGRAGL